The following coding sequences lie in one Spinacia oleracea cultivar Varoflay chromosome 1, BTI_SOV_V1, whole genome shotgun sequence genomic window:
- the LOC110798908 gene encoding annexin-like protein RJ4, with amino-acid sequence MATLIAPDHADPIADAEALKKACHGWGTNEKGIIEIIGHRNAGQRKLIKEAYEQQYNENLIKRFEKELSGDFERAVYRWMLDPLDREAVLANVGIKKSDYRVIVELSCISSAEELLAIKRAYQARYKHSLEEDVASYFSGDMRKLLLLLVSVYRYETEESDPKLVQAEAEILHKCIKDKAYNHDEIIRILTTRSKAHLTATFYRFRDVYSTPITKSLASDQDKDFVAALQNAIRCIKSPLKYFERVVTNALKKRGTDECALTRVIVTRAERDLGQIKELFYKRNSETMEHAVAKETGGDYEKFLLTLIGKQDH; translated from the exons ATGGCTACCCTTATTGCCCCTGACCATGCTGATCCTATTGCTGATGCTGAGGCTCTGAAGAAAGCATGCCATG GATGGGGAACTAATGAAAAGGGAATTATCGAAATTATTGGTCACAGAAATGCAGGCCAGAGGAAGCTGATCAAGGAGGCTTATGAGCAACAGTACAATGAAAATCTTATTAAGCGATTTGAGAAAGAGCTTTCTGGGGATTTTGAG AGAGCTGTGTACCGGTGGATGTTGGACCCCTTGGACCGGGAGGCTGTCCTTGCCAATGTAGGTATCAAGAAATCAGATTACCGAGTAATCGTAGAGCTCTCATGCATTTCATCCGCGGAGGAACTCTTGGCAATCAAACGGGCCTATCAAGCTCGATACAAGCATAGCCTGGAGGAAGATGTTGCTTCATATTTTTCTGGTGATATGCGCAAG CTGCTGCTTCTGCTGGTTAGTGTTTACAGGTACGAGACTGAGGAGTCTGATCCGAAACTGGTGCAGGCCGAGGCTGAAATCCTTCACAAGTGTATCAAAGATAAGGCTTATAACCATGATGAGATCATAAGGATCCTTACCACAAGGAGCAAGGCTCATCTCACTGCTACCTTTTATCGATTCAGAGACGTCTACAGCACCCCAATCACTAAG AGTTTGGCTTCTGATCAAGATAAGGACTTTGTGGCCGCGCTACAAAATGCCATCCGATGCATCAAGTCCCCTCTCAAGTACTTTGAGCGG GTTGTGACCAATGCACTTAAGAAGCGAGGAACTGATGAGTGTGCACTGACAAGGGTGATAGTAACAAGAGCAGAGAGAGACTTGGGGCAGATCAAGGAGCTGTTCTACAAGCGGAACAGTGAGACCATGGAGCATGCTGTTGCTAAGGAGACTGGTGGAGATTATGAGAAGTTCCTCCTTACTCTGATTGGAAAACAGGATCATTAA
- the LOC130465410 gene encoding uncharacterized protein, with protein DEPAAAPEINHKKLNLEPETSSVNNKEETDGFETASEGDHSDRGTDFGDDEQQQQEKFAPLTAVKDDSYEDALDDDQLKQGKYDETVKECSKAIELNPAYVKALLRRGEAYEKLERYEEAISDMKKILEVEASNEQARRNIVRMEPLAREKAEKMKEEMIGNLFLLHTSADPLLYLHSPL; from the exons GACGAACCTGCTGCAGCACCAGAGATCAACCACAAGAAACTCAATTTAGAACCTGAAACGAGTTCCGTCAACAACAAAGAAGAAACGGATGGTTTCGAAACGGCTAGCGAAGGCGATCATTCTGATAGAGGTACCGACTTTGGCGACgacgaacaacaacaacaagaaaaaTTTGCGCCATTGACGGCTGTTAAGGATGATTCTTATGAAGATGCTCTTGATGATGATCAATTGAAACAG GGAAAGTATGATGAGACAGTCAAGGAATGTTCAAAAGCTATAGAACTAAATCCAGCATATGTCAAAGCTCTTCTCAGGAGAGGAGAGGCTTATGAAAAGCTTGAACGATATGAAGAGGCCATCTCTG ATATGAAAAAAATATTGGAAGTGGAAGCTTCAAATGAGCAGGCTAGGAGGAACATTGTTCGAATGGAGCCATTAGCCCGAGAAAAGGCGGAAAAGATGAAGGAAGAAATGATTGGTAACCTTTTTCTTCTTCACACTTCCGCTGATCCTCTCCTGTATCTTCACTCTCCTTTGTGA